A segment of the Homoserinimonas aerilata genome:
TGCGCAGCAGGGTCGACGCATACAGGGCGTCGATGGGCTGCTGCTGGAGCGCATCCGGAATCGCCGCCGCCTGCCGCAGGCCGAGCTCCGTGAGACCCGGCCCGGGGTGTGCGGTGTCGAGCTGGCCGAGCACATTGGCGGGGGTCTGACCGTGGCGGATGAGGAGGAGACGCATGGTCTCCACCATAGGCGGCGGGCCTGAGGGAATACCCGGATACTCATGCGGTTGTATGGAGTTGGGTCAAAGGCGACCGACCGCCCATCGAGCCACGGAGAACAACAATGTCGATCACAATCCCCAGCCGCACCGCCCAGACCAGCGCCCCCATCGTCGAGGTGCTCGCCGAGAGGTGGAGCCCCCGCTCGTTCGACACCACCGTCGAGGTGACGCAGGAGCAGCTGACCTCCGCGCTGGAGGCCGCCCGCTGGTCGCCGTCGGCCGGCAACACGCAGCCGTGGCGCTTCGTCGTCGCCCGCCGCGGCACCCCCGAGCATGCGACCATCGTCGAGAACCTGATGGGCTTCAACCAGGTGTGGGCCGCATCCGCCCCGGTTCTCATCGTGAACATCGCCGTGACGCAGGATGCCGAGGGCAAGCCGATGAGGTTCGCCGAGTACGACCTCGGCCAGGCCGCCGCGCACCTCAGCGTGCAGGCGCACCACGACGGGCTGCACGTGCACCAGATGGGCGGCATCCTCGTCGACGGGCTGCGCGCCGCCTTCGGCCTGGACGAGACGCTGCGCCCCCTCTCCGTCACCGCGCTCGGCGTGCTCGGCGGGCCGGAACTGCTCACCAACGAGGTGCTGCGCGAGCGCGAGGTGCAGCCGCGCAGCCGCCGGCCGCTCGACGAGCTGATCATCGGGCGCGACTGAGCCCTCCCGCGCCCGTGCGCGCCTCGGTGCGGGGTGGCATGCTGTTCGCATGAGCGACAAGCGCATCATCCTGATCCGCGCCGTCAACGTCGGCGGCACCGCAAAGCTGCCCATGGCAGAACTGCGGGCGCTGGCCGAGGAGCTCGGCGCCACCCAGGTGGCCACCTACATCGCGTCAGGCAATCTGCTGTGCGCCGTGCCGGGGCATCCGGATGCCTTCGACCGGGCGCTCGAGGAGGGCATCCGGCAGCGCTTCGGCTTCTTTCGTGAGGTCATGTCGCGCAGCCGCGATGAGCTGGTCGCGGCGCTCGAGGGCTACCCCTTCGAGGTCGTGGAGGAGCGCTTCTCGTACGTGAACTTTCTCGTCGGGGAGCCGACACCGGATGCGATCGCCCGCGCGAGACTCGTGCCGTGCGGCGCCGACCAGTGGCAGTTGGCGGGCCGCGAGCAGTTCATCCAGTACGCCGACGGGGCCGGTCGCGCCCAACTGAACTCGGCTGCCCTCGCGAAAGCGCTGGGGGTCGCCGGCACAGCCCGCAACCTCGCAACCGTTCGCAAGCTGATCGCGCTCGCCGCGTAGCACCGCGCTCGCCCGCGTTCACAGCCGCCCGGGGTTATGCTCAAGGTCGGATGCGCCCTCTGAGTGGTCGCCCGGCTCCAACGATTGGACCACCCTGTTCACTGATTCTTCTTCGTCTGCCTTCGAAGCCCGCGACAACGTCGTGGAGCGCCGCGGCCGCATCGCGCTCCGCATGGGCGGAGTCACGCCCGCCGAGGCTGCGCGGCAGGATCTGGCCTTTCTGCGCGGCGTGCTCGACGCATCCGAGATCCCGTTCATCCTGGTGCGCGGCAATGACGCGAGGCCGGTCATCGCCGTCGACCGGGAATCGCGTGAGGATCTCTCCGCCGCGCTCGCCGAGGCGTGCAAGGGGGAGCCGTTCTACGGGCGTGCCGACAAGCCGTCGCGCGGCGGCGACCGCACCGTGCTGCTCTCCGAGGGGCTGCTGTCGCAGCGTCCGGATGCGCCGGCCTTCACACTGTTCCGCCCGCGCGTCGGCGACCACGGCGGTCTGCGCCTCGGCTGGCGTGAAGGCGTTCGGCTCGAATTCTGGCGGCACGGCGACGATGAGGCCGTCGCTCCCGCGCCGAACGCGCTCATGCGCCGGCACACGCCCGCGGCGGAGCTCGTGCGCACGAACGTGCAGCGCGACGGAACGGACTGGCCGAGCGTTGAGGGCATGTTCGACCCGCTCGTGGAGGACATCCGCTTCGACATCGACATGGTGTTCTCGTGGGTCGACGGCTCCGATCTCGACTGGCAGCGGCAGCGGGCGGCCCGCATGGCCGGCTACGTCGTCGGCGAGGGCGACGATCACGAGGCGCGCTTCCGTCAGCTCGACGAACTGCGCTACGCGCTGCGCTCGGTGCACGTCAACGCGCCCTGGGTGCGGCGCATCTTCGTGGCGACCGACTCGCCCCGGCCCGAGTGGTTGGCCGAGCATCCGAAAGTCACGTTCGTGCGCAGCGAGGAGTTCTTCGCCGACCCCAGTGTGCTGCCGACCCACAACTCGCACGCGGTCGAGAGCCAGCTGCACCGCATCGAGGGGCTCAGCGAGCACTTCCTGTACTCCAACGACGACATGTTCTTCGGTCGGCCGGTGGCGCCGAGCATGTTCTTCTCGCCCGGCGGGGTGACCAAGTTCATCCAGGCGCCGACGCGTATCGGCCTGGGCGAATCGCATCAGGGCCGCAGCGGCTTCGAGAACGCGGCGCGGGTCAACCGGGCGCTGCTGCGCGAGCGCTTCGGCGTGACCATCACCCGCCACCTGGAGCATGCGGCGACCCCGCTGCGACGCTCCGTCGTGGAGGAGCTCGAGCGGGAGTTCCCGGCCGAGTTCACGCGCACGGCTGCGGCGGCATTCCGGCAGGCGACGGATGTCTCGGTGACGAACTCGCTGTACCACTACTACGCGTTCGTGACCGGGCGGGCGGTGCTGCAGGAGGACGCCCGCGTCGGCTACATCGACACCACCGCACGGCAGGGGGTCGCCGACATGCGCAGGCTGCTGCGCCGCCACGACCTCGACTTCTTCTGCCTCAACGACGGCAGCTTCCCTGAGCTCGACGCCGCCGAGCGGGAGCGCGAGGTGCGCCGCTTCCTGGAGCAGTACTACCCGATCCCCGCGCCGTGGGAGAACCCCGACGTCGAGTAGGGCTGACGTCTTCTAGACGATCGGCACGGCCGCCGGCTGCGGCGTCACGTGGGCGTTCACGGCCGGCGGGATGCTGACGCCGGCCTTCGCGAGGATGCGCTCGGTCTCGGCGGACGACGTGAATCCGAGCGCCGTCGGCCCGGCCACAGGAACCACCGAATGCGTGATCGTCGTGTCGAACACGTGGATGAGATTGTACGACTGGGCAGCATCCTGAGGTCGTGTGCTGCGCGTCGGGCCGCCGATGTCCTGCGTGTAGCAGGTGGCGGATGCGACCGAGACAGGGATGCCCGCGAACGTCGCCGTCGTCGAATAGTGCAGATGGCCTGCGATGATGCTGCGGACATCCGTGCCCCTGAGCACACGGGCGAGAGGGGCCTGGCCGCGGAGCTCCACAAGCACGGCAAGATCCTGCACGCTCGGAACCGGCGGGTGGTGCAGCGCGAGGATGGTGCCGTGCGGGGCGGGCGTCTCCAGAACGCCGGCAAGCCAGGCGAGCTGCGCGTCACTGATCTCGCCGTGATGGTGGCCTGGCACGGTCGAATCGAGCGCGATCACACGCAGCCCGTTCACGTCGTGCACCCGGTCGACGGGAGCCGTCGACGCCGGCTCATCGAGGAGCCCCTCATGGAAGGCGCCGCGGTCGTCGTGGTTGCCCATCACCCACACCACCTGCGCGCCCAGCCGCTCGGCGGCCGGCTCGACGATGGCCCGCAGGTTGCGGTAGGCCTCCGGTTCGCCGTGGTCGGCCAGATCGCCGGTGAGAACGATCGCCTCCGGCCGGGCGCCCGACTGCTCGAGCCGCCGGAACAGAGCGGCCAGGTGCTGCTCGCTGTCGACGGTGTCGTACAGCTTTCTGCCCCCGGCGAGCAGATGCGTGTCGCTGAGGTGCAGGATGAAGTGGTCGGGGCGCGCGTACGCGGCCGTGTAACTCATGCGACACAGTCCAGCACCTTGTAGCCAACGCGTGGTGAACAAATTGCGGCGATTCGCCCCCAGTTCGGGTGCTCTTCGTGCCGGGGAGCGGCCCGGGTGGCTCGGGTTGCTCGGGTTGCTCGCGGGTTCGAGCCGTTTTCGGCGGTCCGAGCCCGCCATCGCGGGCTCGGACCGCCGAAAACGACTCGGGAGTGCGCGACTCAGGCGGAGAGGCGCGCGCTGACCTCCGCGAGTGACGGGTTCGTGGCGCTCGTGCCGTCCGGGAAGATGACGGTCGGCACGGTCTGATTGCCGCCGTTGACGGCCGCCACGAGTTCCGCGGTGCCCTCCACCTCTTCGATGTTGACCTCCGTGTAGGGGATGCCGGCCCGGTCGAGCTGTCCCTTCAGGTTTCGGCAGTAACCACACCAGGTGGTGCTGAACATGGTGATGCCCTCAGTGGGGGTGAATTCTTCGCGGGTGGCCATGGTTCGAGGCTAACCGCAATGATGCGCTGGGACAGCATCCGCAATCTTTATGCATATGCATGGAATGTTTCTGGTGCGGGGGTGTTGAATCAAGAGAACAGACTGACCGGGTCGGCCAGCAGAGAGTGCCCCACGCGGGCCCGAAGAGGGAGACATCATGACCAAGCAGTTCGAGGACAAGACCGCGATCGTCACCGGCGGAGGCTCCGGCATCGGCAAGGCCGTCGCCGTCGCACTCGGCGCCCAGGGCGCGAATGTGGTCGTCAACGACCTCAAGCAGGAAGTCGCACAGGCTGTGGTCGACGAGATCGTCGCCGCGGGCGGCAGGGGTCTCGCGGTGGCCGGCAACGTCGGCAAGGCGGATGATGTGAAGGCCGTCGTCGACGCAGCGGTCACGGAGTTCGGTGCCCTGCACCTCGCGTTCAACAACGCGGGCATCGGCGGCCCGCTCGGCCTCACCGCCGACATCGACATCGAGGGCTACCTGAGCCTCATGGACGTCAACCTGCACTCCGTCTTCTACGGCATGCACTACCAGATCCCCGAAATGCTGAAGGCGGGCGGCGGCGCGATCGTGAACACCTCGTCGATCCTCGGCGTCGTGGGCGACGCGACTGCGGTGCCCTACGTGGCGGCCAAGCACGGCGTCGCAGGGATGACCAAGGCGACCGCCCTCGGATATGCCGAGCAGGGCATCCGGGTCAACTCGGTGCACCCCGGCTACATCGACACGCCCCTTCTGGCGAACCTGCCCAAGGAGGCCTACGACGGGCTCGTGGCGAAGCATCCGATCGGCCGCCTCGGCACCTCGGAGGAGGTCGCGGAGGTCGTACTGTTCCTGCTGAGCGACAAGGCCAGCTTCGTCACCGGCGCGCAGTACCTGGTCGACGGCGCGTACACGAGCATCTGACACGCAGCTCTTATTAGCGGTGGCGGATGCGCGGGCCGGGTTCCCTCGTGGGGCCCGGCCTGTGCTGTCTTGCTCAGCGGGTTTCGGTTCAGCGGTCTTGCTCAGCCGGCTTCGAGTGATCCGTCGCGCCCGAGCATCCGCCACACCGTCGGTGTGAGCCCCGGATGCTGCAGGGCGATCTGACGCAGCACCCTGTATTCGCGGGTCGGCGACGGAAGCTGCCCCTCGTTCGCATTGATGGCATCCGCCCGCAGCAGGTACACGACCATCTCGTCGACGCTCGGCAGTTCGTCCATGAACTGCCACGGGTCCTGGCCGCCGTGCAGCCGCTCCTCGATGATCGTGTCGATTTCCTGGGCGGCTTCCGCGCGCAGCAGCTCGAGGCTGGCGCGACCGCGCGGCAGGCGTTCCGGGTGCGGGTGCAGGCGCGCAGCATCCGCCTGCCCTGCATGCTCCGGATGCTGTGACGCCGTCATCCTTCCACCCTACGACTGCTTGGCTTCAGACCCTGAGAGCCGCCTCCGCGCGACCCACGCCGACACCTGGTCGACGAGCAGCCCGAGCGAGATGGCGACCACGATCGACAGCACGACCGCCAGCACCGGGTTCTCGCGGAACCAGGTGCCGAACGCGGCGCCGATGAGCGCGTTGTAGAGCGACCAGCCGCATCCGGCGATCACGCTCAGCGGCAGAAAGTGGCGGTACCGGAACCGCGTCGCGCCCGCCACCAGGTTCACGGCGATGCGCCCGAACGGCACGAAGCGTGCCGTCAGCATCACGACGGCCGCCCGCCGCCCGAGCGCGCGTGACGCCCACGCGAACACGGCCACGATGCGGGGGCGGCGCATCCAGCGGAACCGGGTCACGCCCATGGTGCGGCCCAGCAGATAGGTGAGGTTGTCGCCGATGATGGCGGCCACCGCCGCGACCGGCACGAGCACGGCCAGCTCGGGTTCGCCCGTGGCCAGCGCGAGCGCGCCCAGGGCTACGACGACCGTCTCACTCGGAACGACCACCAGGAACGCATCCGACACGGTCAGCACGAAGACGATCGCGTACACCCACGGTGAGCCCGCAGCATCCGTCGCCCACTCGATCAGTTGATCCACCCGACAAGAAGTAGCCGAGCAAGGTGAACAGCGGGTGCGGGGCGGCTGCGGCTGTGGTTTGTCGCGGCGGTGGCGGCTGCGGCTGTGCTTTGTCGCGACGGCTGCGGAACTTTCCACCGCCGTCGCGACAAACCACAGCCGCCACAGGAGAAGTCACGGGAGAAGCCACGGGGGAGGTGACCATCCGGCCCGGGAATAGCGTCGCCGCCCCGGGCGCTGCACCGGGTATGAAGAAACTCGGGTTCCTGTCGTTCGGCCACTATCAGGATGTGCCCGGTTCGTTGGTGACCAGCGCATCCGATGCCCTGCTGCAGACGATCGAGTTGGCTGTCGCCGCCGAGGACATCGGGTTCGATGGCGCGTACGTGCGGGTGCACCATTTTGCGCCGCAGTTGGCGTCGCCGTTCCCACTGTTGGCGGCGATGGGCGCGCGCACGGGCCGCATCGAGCTCGGCACGGGCGTCATCGACATGCGCTACGAGAACCCGCTCTACATGGCCGAGGATGCGGCCGCCGCCGACCTCATCTCGGGCGGTCGACTGCAGCTTGGTCTCAGCCGCGGTTCACCCGAGACGGCTCTCAACGGTTACGAGTCGTTCGGCTATGCCGCGGGCGACGGGCAGACGGATGCGGATGCGGCCCGCGAGAAGACAGGGCTGTTCCGTGCCGCGATCGATGGTGCCGGGGTGGCCCGCGCGAACCCGCAGATGACGGGCGGCGCGGAGGGTGCGCTCGCGATCGAGCCGCAGTCTCCGGGGCTTGCCCGCCGCATCTGGTGGGGGAGCGGCAGCCGTGCGACCGCAGTCTGGACCGCCGAGCAGGGCATGAACCTGATGAGTTCCACGCTGCTCATCGAGGACACGGGTGTGCCGTTCGATGAGTTGCAGGCGGAGCAGATCCGGGCCTACCGCGACGCGTGGGCGGCCGCCGGCCACGACTGGCAGCCGCGCGTGTCTGTCAGCCGCAGTGTGTTCCCGCTCGTCACCGGCGAGGACCGCCGCTACTTCGGCCTGCGCGGCCAGGTCGACGGCAAGGACCAGGTCGGCCGGCTCGAGGGCACGCTGGCGCGCTTCGGCCGCAGCTACATCGGCGAGCCCGACAAGATCGCGGAAGAGCTGGCGGCGGATGCTGCGGTGCAGGCCGCTGACACGGTGCTGCTGACGATCCCCAACCAGTTGGGTGTCGACTACAACGCCCGGCTGCTCGACTCGGTGGTGCGGTACGTGGCGCCGGCGGCGGGCTGGCGCTAGGAGATAGTCGTCGTGAAAGTGGTACGCTTTCTTGTACCACTCGAAAGGAGTGATCCTATGTCTGCAATCACGGCGACCGATGCTCGGCGCAATCTCTTCGGCCTCATCCAGCAGGTCAACGACGACCATGCCCCGGTCGAGGTCGTGTCGAAGCATGGCAATGCCGTCATCATCTCCAAGGATGACTACGACGCGATCACCGAGACGGCCTACCTGCTGCGCAACGCGAAAGGCGCGGAGCGGCTACTCGGCGCCCTCGAGCGTGCCGGGCGTGGCGAGTTCGAGACTCACGAGCTGCACGAGGCGTGAGTCGACAGCTCGCCTTCGACCGGGACGGGTGGGAGGACTGCACCTACTGGCAGAGTCAGGACCGCAAAATTCTGAAGCGGGTCAACGCGTTGATCCAGGAGATCATGCGAGACCCATTCGCTGGCACGGGTAAGCCCGAGCCGCTCAAGCACATCCTTTCGGGCGCGTGGTCGAGGCGTATCGATGAGGCGAATCGCCTCGTCTATCTCGTCACCGACACCCACATCGTCATCCTGCAGGCCCGCGACCACTACTGACCACGCGGTAGCGGAGGAAGACCGCACCCGAGTCGAAGGTGCGGGTCTCGACGAGTGCGAGGTCAACCTGGCGCTCGTTGTGGGCGAAGTAGGGAGTGCCACCACCAACCAGCACCGGGCAGATGGTGACCTGATACTCGTCGATGAGCCCCAACTCGGCGGCCTGGATGGCGAGGGTTGCGCCGCCGATCGCGATGTCGCCATCGCCAGGCTCGGATCGCAGCCGCTCGATCTCCTCGGCGAGGCCACCCGAAGCCAACCGGGCGTTGCCCTCCACGGCGGACAGCGTGGTTGAGAACACAACCTTGGGGAGCGGATTCCACAGCGTGGCCCACTCCTGCTCCGCCTCGTCGAACGACGCTGCCTGCGCGGGGTCCTCCCAGTACAGCATCGTCTCGTACAGCCGCCGCCCCAGCAGGTGCACCCCGACATCCCGCATCTCATCAATATAGAAACGAAAGAGGTCTTCGCTGGGGGCACCCCAGTCGAAGCCGCCG
Coding sequences within it:
- a CDS encoding DedA family protein, whose protein sequence is MDQLIEWATDAAGSPWVYAIVFVLTVSDAFLVVVPSETVVVALGALALATGEPELAVLVPVAAVAAIIGDNLTYLLGRTMGVTRFRWMRRPRIVAVFAWASRALGRRAAVVMLTARFVPFGRIAVNLVAGATRFRYRHFLPLSVIAGCGWSLYNALIGAAFGTWFRENPVLAVVLSIVVAISLGLLVDQVSAWVARRRLSGSEAKQS
- a CDS encoding dihydrofolate reductase family protein — protein: MRKVTYAMSVSLDGYIAGPDGGFDWGAPSEDLFRFYIDEMRDVGVHLLGRRLYETMLYWEDPAQAASFDEAEQEWATLWNPLPKVVFSTTLSAVEGNARLASGGLAEEIERLRSEPGDGDIAIGGATLAIQAAELGLIDEYQVTICPVLVGGGTPYFAHNERQVDLALVETRTFDSGAVFLRYRVVSSGRGPAG
- a CDS encoding DUF1697 domain-containing protein, yielding MSDKRIILIRAVNVGGTAKLPMAELRALAEELGATQVATYIASGNLLCAVPGHPDAFDRALEEGIRQRFGFFREVMSRSRDELVAALEGYPFEVVEERFSYVNFLVGEPTPDAIARARLVPCGADQWQLAGREQFIQYADGAGRAQLNSAALAKALGVAGTARNLATVRKLIALAA
- a CDS encoding LLM class flavin-dependent oxidoreductase is translated as MKKLGFLSFGHYQDVPGSLVTSASDALLQTIELAVAAEDIGFDGAYVRVHHFAPQLASPFPLLAAMGARTGRIELGTGVIDMRYENPLYMAEDAAAADLISGGRLQLGLSRGSPETALNGYESFGYAAGDGQTDADAAREKTGLFRAAIDGAGVARANPQMTGGAEGALAIEPQSPGLARRIWWGSGSRATAVWTAEQGMNLMSSTLLIEDTGVPFDELQAEQIRAYRDAWAAAGHDWQPRVSVSRSVFPLVTGEDRRYFGLRGQVDGKDQVGRLEGTLARFGRSYIGEPDKIAEELAADAAVQAADTVLLTIPNQLGVDYNARLLDSVVRYVAPAAGWR
- a CDS encoding mycoredoxin — protein: MATREEFTPTEGITMFSTTWCGYCRNLKGQLDRAGIPYTEVNIEEVEGTAELVAAVNGGNQTVPTVIFPDGTSATNPSLAEVSARLSA
- a CDS encoding stealth family protein, giving the protein MERRGRIALRMGGVTPAEAARQDLAFLRGVLDASEIPFILVRGNDARPVIAVDRESREDLSAALAEACKGEPFYGRADKPSRGGDRTVLLSEGLLSQRPDAPAFTLFRPRVGDHGGLRLGWREGVRLEFWRHGDDEAVAPAPNALMRRHTPAAELVRTNVQRDGTDWPSVEGMFDPLVEDIRFDIDMVFSWVDGSDLDWQRQRAARMAGYVVGEGDDHEARFRQLDELRYALRSVHVNAPWVRRIFVATDSPRPEWLAEHPKVTFVRSEEFFADPSVLPTHNSHAVESQLHRIEGLSEHFLYSNDDMFFGRPVAPSMFFSPGGVTKFIQAPTRIGLGESHQGRSGFENAARVNRALLRERFGVTITRHLEHAATPLRRSVVEELEREFPAEFTRTAAAAFRQATDVSVTNSLYHYYAFVTGRAVLQEDARVGYIDTTARQGVADMRRLLRRHDLDFFCLNDGSFPELDAAEREREVRRFLEQYYPIPAPWENPDVE
- a CDS encoding type II toxin-antitoxin system Phd/YefM family antitoxin: MSAITATDARRNLFGLIQQVNDDHAPVEVVSKHGNAVIISKDDYDAITETAYLLRNAKGAERLLGALERAGRGEFETHELHEA
- a CDS encoding Txe/YoeB family addiction module toxin produces the protein MSRQLAFDRDGWEDCTYWQSQDRKILKRVNALIQEIMRDPFAGTGKPEPLKHILSGAWSRRIDEANRLVYLVTDTHIVILQARDHY
- a CDS encoding nitroreductase family protein, which codes for MSITIPSRTAQTSAPIVEVLAERWSPRSFDTTVEVTQEQLTSALEAARWSPSAGNTQPWRFVVARRGTPEHATIVENLMGFNQVWAASAPVLIVNIAVTQDAEGKPMRFAEYDLGQAAAHLSVQAHHDGLHVHQMGGILVDGLRAAFGLDETLRPLSVTALGVLGGPELLTNEVLREREVQPRSRRPLDELIIGRD
- a CDS encoding phosphodiesterase; the encoded protein is MSYTAAYARPDHFILHLSDTHLLAGGRKLYDTVDSEQHLAALFRRLEQSGARPEAIVLTGDLADHGEPEAYRNLRAIVEPAAERLGAQVVWVMGNHDDRGAFHEGLLDEPASTAPVDRVHDVNGLRVIALDSTVPGHHHGEISDAQLAWLAGVLETPAPHGTILALHHPPVPSVQDLAVLVELRGQAPLARVLRGTDVRSIIAGHLHYSTTATFAGIPVSVASATCYTQDIGGPTRSTRPQDAAQSYNLIHVFDTTITHSVVPVAGPTALGFTSSAETERILAKAGVSIPPAVNAHVTPQPAAVPIV
- a CDS encoding SDR family NAD(P)-dependent oxidoreductase produces the protein MTKQFEDKTAIVTGGGSGIGKAVAVALGAQGANVVVNDLKQEVAQAVVDEIVAAGGRGLAVAGNVGKADDVKAVVDAAVTEFGALHLAFNNAGIGGPLGLTADIDIEGYLSLMDVNLHSVFYGMHYQIPEMLKAGGGAIVNTSSILGVVGDATAVPYVAAKHGVAGMTKATALGYAEQGIRVNSVHPGYIDTPLLANLPKEAYDGLVAKHPIGRLGTSEEVAEVVLFLLSDKASFVTGAQYLVDGAYTSI
- a CDS encoding tryptophan synthase subunit alpha, with amino-acid sequence MTASQHPEHAGQADAARLHPHPERLPRGRASLELLRAEAAQEIDTIIEERLHGGQDPWQFMDELPSVDEMVVYLLRADAINANEGQLPSPTREYRVLRQIALQHPGLTPTVWRMLGRDGSLEAG